A genomic window from Vitis riparia cultivar Riparia Gloire de Montpellier isolate 1030 chromosome 18, EGFV_Vit.rip_1.0, whole genome shotgun sequence includes:
- the LOC117906110 gene encoding probable cinnamyl alcohol dehydrogenase 6, translating to MAQTTPNHTQTVSGWAAHDSSGKITPYVFKRRENGPNDVTIEILYCGICHTDLHHVRNDWGITMYPVVPGHEITGVVTKVGTNVTRFKTGDRVGVGCLAASCLECEFCKSSQENYCDQIQFTYNGIFWDGSITYGGYSRMLVADQRYVVRVPENLPMDAVAPMLCAGITVYSPMKDTKMLESPGKKLGIIGLGGLGHVAVKFAKAFGLHVTIISTSPSKEREAKERLGADHFIVSTDPKQMQAGKRSLDFILDTVSANHSLGHYLELLKVNGTMVIVGAPEKPMELPSFPLIFGKRTVKGSMTGGMNETQEMMDVCGKHNITCDIEVVKPDQINEALERLANNDVRYRFVIDIAGQSPNL from the exons ATGGCTCAGACAACCCCGAATCACACACAGACTGTTTCTGGGTGGGCAGCTCATGATTCCTCCGGCAAGATCACCCCGTACGTCTTCAAGAGAAG AGAAAACGGCCCCAATGATGTTACCATTGAAATCTTGTACTGTGGGATATGCCACACTGATCTCCACCATGTCCGGAATGACTGGGGCATCACCATGTATCCGGTTGTCCCCGG GCATGAAATTACTGGGGTTGTCACCAAGGTAGGAACCAACGTGACAAGGTTCAAAACAGGGGACAGGGTAGGAGTAGGATGCTTGGCGGCATCATGTTTGGAGTGTGAGTTCTGCAAGAGCTCTCAGGAGAACTACTGTGATCAGATTCAGTTTACCTACAATGGTATTTTCTGGGATGGTAGCATCACCTATGGTGGATACTCCAGAATGTTGGTTGCAGATCAGAG GTATGTGGTTCGGGTGCCGGAGAATTTGCCAATGGATGCAGTGGCTCCAATGTTATGTGCGGGAATAACAGTGTACAGCCCCATGAAAGACACCAAGATGCTAGAGTCACCGGGGAAGAAGCTAGGAATAATCGGTTTGGGAGGACTGGGTCATGTTGCAGTTAAATTTGCAAAGGCTTTTGGCCTCCATGTGACCATCATCAGCACCTCTCCCTCAAAAGAGAGAGAGGCGAAAGAGCGCCTGGGCGCAGACCATTTCATAGTTAGCACCGACCCCAAACAAATGCAG GCAGGGAAGAGGAGTCTGGACTTCATACTGGACACAGTGTCTGCGAACCACTCCCTGGGGCACTACTTGGAACTGCTGAAGGTGAACGGGACAATGGTGATCGTAGGCGCACCAGAGAAGCCCATGGAGCTGCCGTCTTTCCCTCTGATATTCGGGAAGAGAACGGTGAAGGGAAGCATGACAGGAGGGATGAATGAGACGCAGGAGATGATGGATGTGTGTGGAAAGCACAACATCACATGTGATATCGAGGTGGTGAAACCAGACCAGATTAATGAAGCCCTCGAGCGCCTTGCAAACAATGATGTTCGGTATCGTTTCGTCATCGATATTGCTGGCCAGTCTCCAAATCTTTAG